A genome region from Staphylococcus capitis subsp. capitis includes the following:
- the cvfB gene encoding RNA-binding virulence regulatory protein CvfB — protein sequence MALDKDIVGSIEFLEVEGLQGSTYLLKGPNGEQVKLNQSEVADEDEFEIGEEYSFFVYPNRSGELFATQNMPDITKDKYDFAKVLKTDRDGARIDVGLPREVLVPWEDLPKIKELWPQAGDYLLVTLRIDSNNQMFGRLASETIVEGMFTPVMDDSKQNEMIEARAYRLLRVGSFLLSEDGYKIFVHESERKQEPRLGEKVEVRIIGHNDKGELNGSFLPLAHERLDDDGQVIFDLLVEYDGELPFWDKSSPEAIKEVFNMSKGSFKRAIGHLYKKKIINIETGKITLTKKGWSRVEE from the coding sequence ATGGCATTAGATAAAGATATCGTAGGTTCAATAGAATTTTTAGAAGTTGAGGGCTTACAAGGCTCAACTTATTTATTAAAGGGACCCAATGGGGAACAAGTTAAACTTAATCAATCAGAGGTAGCCGATGAAGACGAATTTGAAATAGGGGAAGAGTATAGTTTCTTTGTTTATCCAAACCGTTCAGGTGAACTATTTGCAACTCAAAATATGCCTGATATCACCAAAGATAAATATGATTTTGCAAAAGTTTTAAAAACTGACCGTGACGGCGCACGTATTGATGTAGGGCTTCCTCGTGAAGTGTTAGTTCCATGGGAAGACCTACCAAAAATCAAAGAATTATGGCCTCAAGCTGGAGATTATCTCCTTGTTACTCTAAGAATTGATAGTAACAATCAAATGTTTGGACGCCTCGCTAGTGAAACAATTGTTGAAGGTATGTTCACACCAGTAATGGATGATAGTAAACAAAATGAAATGATTGAAGCTCGAGCATATCGCTTATTAAGAGTAGGAAGTTTCTTATTGAGTGAAGATGGCTACAAAATTTTCGTCCATGAATCTGAACGTAAGCAAGAACCTCGTTTAGGAGAGAAAGTTGAAGTGCGTATCATCGGACATAATGATAAAGGTGAACTCAATGGTTCATTCTTACCGCTAGCTCATGAACGTTTAGACGATGATGGACAAGTTATTTTCGATCTACTCGTAGAATATGATGGCGAATTACCATTTTGGGATAAATCCAGTCCTGAAGCCATTAAAGAAGTGTTCAATATGAGTAAAGGCTCATTCAAACGTGCTATTGGTCATTTATATAAGAAGAAAATAATTAATATTGAAACTGGTAAAATCACGCTTACTAAAAAAGGTTGGAGTAGAGTAGAAGAATAA
- a CDS encoding ABC-F family ATP-binding cassette domain-containing protein, with amino-acid sequence MLQVTDVSLRFGDRKLFEDVNIKFTEGNCYGLIGANGAGKSTFLKILSGEIDSQTGHVSLGKDERLAVLKQDHFAYEDERVLDVVIKGHERLYEVMKEKDEIYMKPDFSDEDGIRAAELEGEFAEMNGWNAEADAANLLSGLGIQADLHDRKMSELENNQKVKVLLAQSLFGDPDVLLLDEPTNGLDIPAISWLEDFLINFENTVIVVSHDRHFLNNVCTHIADLDYGKIKLYVGNYDFWYQSSQLAQKMAQEQNKKKEEKIKELQDFIARFSANASKSKQATSRKKQLEKIELDDIQPSSRRYPYVKFTPEREIGNDLLTVENLSKTIDGEKVLDNVSFTMNPNDKTILVGDSEIAKTTLLKILAGEMEPDEGTFKWGVTTSLSYFPKDNSEFFDGVDMNLVDWLRQYAPEDEQTETFLRGFLGRMLFSGEEVKKKASVLSGGEKVRCMLSKMMLSSANVLLLDEPTNHLDLESITAVNDGLKSFKGSIIFTSYDFEFINTIANRVIDLNQPGGLSKEVPYEEYLQEIGVLQNS; translated from the coding sequence ATGTTACAAGTAACTGATGTAAGTTTACGTTTTGGAGATCGTAAACTATTTGAAGATGTAAATATAAAATTTACTGAAGGTAATTGTTATGGCTTAATTGGTGCTAATGGTGCTGGTAAATCAACATTTCTTAAAATTTTATCTGGCGAAATTGATTCGCAAACAGGTCATGTTTCATTAGGAAAAGATGAACGTCTAGCAGTATTAAAGCAAGATCACTTCGCATATGAAGATGAACGCGTATTAGATGTCGTAATTAAAGGACATGAGCGTTTATATGAAGTTATGAAAGAAAAAGATGAGATTTATATGAAGCCAGATTTTAGTGACGAAGATGGTATTCGTGCTGCAGAACTTGAAGGTGAATTTGCAGAAATGAATGGCTGGAACGCAGAAGCCGATGCTGCTAACCTACTTTCTGGTTTAGGTATTCAAGCAGATTTACATGACAGAAAAATGTCTGAACTTGAAAACAATCAAAAAGTAAAAGTATTATTAGCACAAAGTTTATTTGGTGATCCCGATGTACTTCTACTAGACGAGCCTACTAACGGTTTAGATATCCCTGCAATTAGCTGGTTAGAAGATTTCTTAATTAACTTTGAAAATACAGTTATTGTTGTATCCCACGACCGTCACTTCTTAAATAACGTATGTACGCACATTGCTGACTTAGACTACGGTAAGATTAAACTATATGTAGGTAATTATGATTTCTGGTATCAGTCAAGTCAGTTAGCCCAAAAAATGGCTCAAGAACAAAATAAGAAAAAAGAAGAAAAAATTAAGGAATTACAAGATTTCATTGCACGATTCTCTGCGAATGCTTCTAAATCAAAACAAGCTACAAGTCGTAAGAAACAATTAGAAAAAATTGAATTAGATGATATTCAACCATCTTCAAGAAGATATCCATATGTTAAATTTACTCCTGAACGTGAAATTGGAAATGATTTATTAACTGTTGAAAATCTATCTAAAACAATTGACGGCGAAAAAGTATTAGATAATGTTTCATTCACAATGAATCCTAACGATAAAACTATTTTAGTTGGTGATAGTGAGATTGCCAAAACAACATTGCTTAAAATTTTAGCTGGTGAAATGGAACCAGATGAAGGAACATTTAAATGGGGTGTCACTACTTCCCTTAGCTACTTCCCTAAAGATAATTCAGAGTTCTTTGATGGTGTCGACATGAACTTAGTTGATTGGTTAAGACAATATGCGCCTGAAGATGAACAAACTGAAACATTTTTACGTGGTTTCTTAGGTCGTATGCTATTTAGCGGAGAAGAAGTTAAGAAGAAGGCAAGTGTTCTATCCGGTGGCGAAAAAGTTCGTTGTATGTTAAGTAAAATGATGTTATCAAGTGCTAACGTTTTATTACTAGACGAACCTACAAACCATTTAGACTTAGAAAGTATCACTGCAGTTAATGATGGATTGAAATCATTTAAAGGTTCTATCATCTTCACTTCTTATGACTTCGAGTTCATCAATACAATTGCAAACCGTGTTATTGATTTAAATCAACCAGGTGGTTTATCTAAAGAAGTTCCTTATGAAGAATATCTTCAAGAAATTGGTGTTTTACAAAATAGTTAA
- the pepF gene encoding oligoendopeptidase F has protein sequence MTQGLPLRKDVPKQETWDLKDLFINDEAFYETLNQVFKSSKEFNSKYKNQLTNIENVERALKDYEDILVQLDRLYNYPELRVSVDTSNEEAQKVNAKLNTMSGKIAGLLSFVDSEILALSEETLNELQEKTNYPHFFKRLHDRKPYQLSTEVEQVLATLTPTLRSPFELYGTTKSLDIDFESFEHNGVTYPLDYATFENEYEDHPDAEFRRKSFKTFSDAIRKYQNTTAATYNMQVQQEKIEADLRGYDSVIDYLLQEQEVTRDMFDRQIDVIMSDLAPVMQKYAKIIQRVHGLDKMRFEDLKISIDPSYEPDISIETSKEYIYGALNVLGDDYVNMLETAYNNRWIDFAQNKGKETGAYCASPYFTHSYVFISWTGKMAETFVLAHELGHAGHFKLAQDHQNLLESEASMYFVEAPSTMNEMLMANYLFNSSNDPKFKRWVIGSILSRTYYHNMVTHLLEAAYQRKVYQLVDEGESLTAPILNKIMLDVYETFFGNVVEMTDGVELTWMRQPHYYMGLYSYTYSAGLTIGTVVSQKIKNEGQPAVDNWLNTLKAGGSMSPVELAQTAGVDITTEAPLKATIKYISELVDELERLTDEIEAE, from the coding sequence ATGACACAAGGTCTACCTTTAAGAAAAGATGTTCCAAAGCAAGAAACATGGGACCTCAAAGATCTTTTTATTAATGATGAAGCATTTTATGAAACTTTAAATCAAGTATTTAAGTCTTCTAAAGAGTTTAATTCTAAATATAAAAATCAACTTACTAACATTGAGAATGTCGAACGAGCGTTGAAAGATTATGAGGACATTTTAGTGCAATTAGATCGCCTATATAATTATCCTGAATTAAGAGTTAGTGTTGATACTTCTAATGAAGAAGCACAAAAAGTAAATGCTAAACTTAATACGATGTCTGGAAAAATTGCTGGTTTATTATCATTTGTAGATTCAGAAATCTTGGCATTATCCGAGGAAACGTTAAATGAATTACAAGAAAAAACTAATTATCCTCACTTTTTTAAGAGATTACATGATAGAAAACCGTATCAATTATCAACTGAAGTAGAACAAGTACTTGCCACATTAACACCTACCTTAAGAAGTCCGTTTGAATTATATGGCACTACTAAAAGTTTGGATATAGACTTCGAGTCATTTGAACATAATGGTGTTACCTATCCATTGGATTACGCAACTTTTGAAAATGAATACGAAGATCATCCAGATGCTGAATTTAGAAGAAAGAGTTTTAAAACATTTAGTGATGCTATACGTAAATATCAAAATACAACGGCAGCTACATATAACATGCAAGTGCAACAAGAGAAAATTGAAGCGGATTTACGTGGGTATGACTCCGTAATAGATTATTTACTTCAAGAACAAGAAGTTACGCGTGATATGTTTGACCGTCAAATTGATGTCATTATGAGTGATTTAGCTCCTGTAATGCAGAAATATGCTAAAATCATTCAACGTGTACATGGTCTTGATAAAATGCGCTTTGAAGATTTGAAAATATCTATTGACCCAAGTTATGAACCTGATATATCTATTGAAACTTCAAAAGAATATATTTATGGAGCGCTTAACGTTTTAGGTGATGATTATGTAAATATGTTAGAAACTGCTTACAACAATCGTTGGATTGATTTCGCACAAAATAAAGGTAAAGAGACAGGCGCTTATTGTGCGAGCCCTTACTTTACGCACTCTTATGTGTTTATCTCTTGGACAGGCAAAATGGCTGAAACTTTCGTTCTTGCTCATGAGTTAGGTCATGCAGGACATTTTAAATTAGCACAAGACCATCAAAATTTACTGGAATCTGAGGCATCAATGTACTTTGTTGAAGCGCCTTCTACAATGAATGAAATGTTAATGGCTAACTACCTATTTAACAGTAGTAATGATCCTAAATTCAAACGTTGGGTGATTGGTTCAATTCTATCAAGAACTTATTACCACAATATGGTAACGCATTTATTAGAAGCTGCATATCAACGTAAAGTATATCAATTAGTAGATGAAGGAGAATCACTCACAGCTCCGATCCTAAATAAAATTATGCTAGATGTGTACGAAACATTCTTCGGTAATGTGGTGGAAATGACTGATGGTGTTGAACTAACATGGATGCGTCAACCACATTATTATATGGGATTATATTCATACACGTACTCTGCTGGTTTAACTATTGGTACAGTTGTATCTCAAAAAATTAAAAATGAAGGTCAACCAGCTGTAGATAACTGGTTAAATACATTAAAAGCTGGCGGTAGTATGTCTCCAGTTGAATTAGCTCAAACTGCCGGTGTTGATATTACTACTGAAGCTCCATTAAAAGCTACAATAAAGTATATCTCAGAGTTGGTGGATGAATTAGAGAGATTAACAGATGAAATTGAAGCTGAATAA
- the phoU gene encoding phosphate signaling complex protein PhoU has protein sequence MAIIRHKYEGQLDELIKDLRRLGLRVYFNIKNALVSLSEEKRTFARETIEKDKEINQLDYEINEKVIMLITKQQPIATDLRMMMAALKISTDFERMGDNAASIAHIRLRVKINDDYVFTRLKTMGKLAMLMLEDLNTAVKTEDLTLIKEIIERDKDIDDLYINIVNTTYLIDNDPFVAGQAHLAARHLERIGDHISNIAESVYYYLTGEHYDTFD, from the coding sequence ATGGCAATCATTAGACATAAATACGAAGGTCAGCTAGATGAGTTAATCAAAGATTTACGTCGTCTTGGCCTTCGTGTTTATTTTAATATCAAAAATGCATTAGTGTCGTTAAGTGAAGAAAAAAGAACGTTTGCTAGAGAAACCATTGAGAAAGATAAGGAAATTAATCAATTAGATTATGAGATTAATGAAAAAGTCATTATGTTAATCACTAAACAGCAACCAATTGCTACTGATTTACGCATGATGATGGCAGCATTAAAAATTTCTACTGACTTTGAAAGAATGGGGGACAATGCTGCAAGCATCGCACATATACGTCTAAGAGTGAAGATTAACGATGATTATGTGTTTACACGTTTAAAGACGATGGGTAAGTTAGCAATGCTTATGCTAGAAGACTTAAATACAGCAGTTAAAACCGAGGATTTAACATTAATTAAGGAAATTATTGAAAGAGATAAAGACATTGATGATTTATACATTAATATCGTTAACACAACATACTTAATTGACAATGATCCATTCGTTGCTGGTCAAGCACATTTAGCTGCTCGACACTTAGAACGCATTGGAGATCATATTAGTAATATTGCCGAAAGTGTCTATTATTATTTAACCGGAGAGCATTACGATACATTTGACTAA
- a CDS encoding aspartate kinase: MNRSVLKFGGSSVSDFTKIKNIAEMLKTRVEQGEELIVVVSAMGKTTDQLMENVSTLTSTPKDQELALLLTTGEQQTVSYLSMVLNDISVKAKAMTGYQAGIKTIGHHLKSKIAEINPDTFNQAFENNDVLVVAGFQGINDEFELTTLGRGGSDTTAVALAASNQIPCEIYTDVDGVYATDPRILSHAKRLEYVSYEEMMEMSALGAGVLETRSVELAKNYEIPLYLGRTLSNVKGTWIMSRSDLLEKKAVTGVALDTHMMHVTISYPLPDNRLLTQLFTELEEGSVNVDMISQIVNLGGLQLSFSIKDSDVNQISSILENLSTHFEALDYKINEAYVKISLIGSGMRDMSGVASKAFITLINSEIPFYQTTTSEISISYVIDAENGQRAVEELYNAFDI, encoded by the coding sequence TTGAACAGAAGTGTTTTGAAATTTGGCGGGTCTTCCGTCAGTGATTTTACAAAGATAAAAAATATTGCTGAAATGCTTAAAACACGAGTTGAACAGGGAGAAGAATTAATCGTTGTAGTTAGTGCAATGGGTAAAACAACTGATCAATTAATGGAAAATGTGTCAACGTTGACATCTACACCTAAAGATCAAGAACTTGCCCTACTACTTACTACGGGTGAACAACAGACAGTCTCCTATCTTTCAATGGTACTTAATGATATTAGTGTAAAAGCCAAAGCAATGACTGGATACCAAGCAGGTATTAAAACGATTGGTCATCATTTGAAAAGTAAAATTGCAGAGATTAATCCAGATACATTTAATCAAGCATTTGAAAATAACGATGTACTGGTAGTAGCTGGTTTCCAAGGTATAAATGATGAGTTTGAGCTTACTACTTTAGGCCGTGGAGGTTCTGATACTACTGCAGTGGCTCTAGCAGCAAGTAACCAAATCCCTTGCGAGATTTATACTGACGTTGATGGAGTTTATGCAACAGATCCAAGAATATTAAGTCATGCTAAGCGTTTAGAATACGTGTCTTATGAAGAAATGATGGAAATGAGTGCGCTTGGTGCTGGAGTACTTGAAACTAGAAGTGTTGAACTTGCTAAAAACTATGAAATCCCCCTTTATTTAGGGAGAACTTTATCAAATGTGAAAGGAACGTGGATTATGTCTAGATCAGATTTATTAGAGAAAAAAGCTGTTACAGGAGTAGCTTTAGATACGCATATGATGCACGTCACAATTAGTTATCCCCTACCTGACAATCGCTTATTAACTCAGTTATTTACTGAGTTAGAGGAAGGTTCTGTCAATGTCGATATGATTTCGCAAATCGTTAATCTCGGAGGATTACAGCTATCATTTTCGATAAAAGATAGTGACGTTAATCAAATTTCATCTATATTGGAAAATCTATCCACTCACTTTGAAGCCTTAGATTATAAAATCAATGAAGCATACGTCAAAATTTCGTTAATTGGATCAGGTATGAGAGATATGTCTGGAGTAGCATCTAAAGCGTTTATCACTTTAATCAATTCTGAAATTCCATTCTATCAAACAACGACTTCAGAAATTAGTATTTCATATGTTATTGATGCAGAAAATGGTCAAAGAGCGGTAGAAGAATTATATAACGCATTCGATATCTAA
- the pstC gene encoding phosphate ABC transporter permease subunit PstC: MASQTNVREMIAKNNAKKGGASDKIVPIILGIISAISILTTIAILFTLLTETITFFTRVPFSKFFLTGTWNPTGSNPEYGIWALIIGTLKITFIATIVSVPIGLGAAIYLNEYASDRTRRIIKPILEILAGIPTIVFGFFALTFVTPILRSIIPGLGEFNSISPGIVVGIMIVPIITSLSEDAMSSVPNKIREGAFGLGATKFEVATKVVLPAATSGVVASIVLGVSRAIGETMIVSLAAGSTPTSSLSLTSSIQTMTGYIVEVATGDAPFGSDIYYSIYAVGFTLFIFTIIMNLLSQWISKRFREEY; encoded by the coding sequence ATGGCTTCACAAACAAATGTTAGAGAAATGATAGCCAAGAATAATGCTAAAAAGGGTGGAGCAAGTGATAAAATCGTTCCTATCATTTTGGGTATTATTTCAGCTATTTCAATCTTAACCACTATTGCTATTTTATTTACTTTACTCACTGAGACAATCACTTTCTTTACACGTGTACCATTTTCTAAATTCTTTTTAACAGGAACGTGGAATCCTACGGGTTCAAATCCTGAATATGGCATTTGGGCATTGATTATAGGTACATTAAAAATTACTTTCATTGCAACTATCGTATCAGTTCCAATTGGACTAGGCGCTGCAATTTATCTTAATGAATATGCAAGTGATAGAACACGTCGTATCATCAAACCAATCCTAGAAATATTAGCAGGTATACCTACGATAGTATTCGGTTTCTTTGCCTTAACTTTTGTAACACCAATTTTAAGAAGTATTATTCCTGGTTTAGGCGAGTTCAACTCTATAAGTCCCGGTATAGTTGTTGGTATTATGATCGTGCCTATTATTACAAGTTTGAGTGAAGATGCAATGTCTTCTGTACCTAATAAAATACGTGAAGGCGCTTTTGGTCTTGGTGCAACTAAATTTGAAGTTGCTACTAAAGTTGTCTTACCTGCAGCCACTTCAGGTGTTGTCGCATCAATTGTATTGGGTGTTTCAAGAGCGATTGGTGAAACTATGATTGTTTCATTAGCAGCTGGTAGTACACCTACATCTTCATTAAGTCTAACTAGTTCCATTCAAACAATGACTGGTTATATTGTTGAGGTTGCAACTGGTGACGCGCCATTTGGCTCAGATATCTACTACAGTATTTATGCGGTAGGATTTACTCTATTTATCTTCACTATAATAATGAATCTACTTTCACAATGGATTTCAAAACGATTCAGAGAGGAGTATTAA
- the pstA gene encoding phosphate ABC transporter permease PstA: protein MSSTTNPTNKALIDKNKVDKNISTRGTKNKIFKGLFFLCTVIGLVVLVALLAQTIIKGAGHLTPEFFTNFSSSTPADAGIKGALVGSIWLIVTIIPITIILGIGTAIYLEEYAKDNIFTSIVKISISNLAGVPSIVFGLLGYTLFVGAAGMGNSVLAAALAMSLLILPVIIVSSQEAIRAVPGSVREASFGLGANKWQTIRRVVLPAALPGILTGFILSLSRALGETAPLVVIGIPTILLATPSGLLDQFSALPTQIYTWAKMPQAEFQNVASAGIIVLLIILLAMNAVAILLRNKFSKKY from the coding sequence ATGAGTTCAACAACAAATCCTACTAATAAAGCGTTAATAGATAAAAATAAGGTAGATAAAAACATTTCTACTCGTGGTACTAAGAATAAAATATTTAAAGGATTATTTTTTCTATGCACAGTCATCGGTCTCGTAGTATTAGTTGCTTTACTAGCACAAACAATTATTAAAGGGGCAGGACATTTAACACCTGAATTCTTTACGAATTTCTCATCTTCAACACCTGCAGATGCCGGTATTAAAGGTGCATTGGTTGGATCTATTTGGTTAATTGTTACTATTATTCCAATTACTATCATTCTTGGAATTGGTACAGCAATTTATCTTGAAGAATATGCAAAGGACAATATTTTTACAAGCATTGTAAAAATAAGTATTTCAAACTTAGCTGGTGTACCTTCAATCGTATTCGGTTTATTAGGTTACACACTTTTCGTTGGAGCAGCAGGTATGGGCAATAGTGTCTTAGCTGCTGCATTGGCAATGTCATTATTGATTCTTCCAGTTATCATCGTTTCAAGTCAAGAGGCTATTAGAGCTGTACCTGGTTCGGTGAGAGAAGCGTCATTTGGATTAGGTGCTAATAAATGGCAAACGATTAGAAGAGTCGTATTACCTGCAGCATTACCTGGTATCTTAACTGGGTTTATCTTATCGTTATCTCGTGCATTAGGTGAAACTGCACCATTAGTAGTTATTGGTATCCCAACTATTCTTTTAGCTACACCTTCTGGCTTATTAGATCAATTCTCTGCACTTCCAACTCAAATTTACACTTGGGCTAAAATGCCTCAAGCTGAATTCCAGAATGTTGCATCAGCAGGAATTATCGTCTTACTAATTATTTTATTAGCAATGAATGCAGTAGCAATTCTTTTACGTAATAAATTCAGTAAAAAATATTAA
- a CDS encoding PstS family phosphate ABC transporter substrate-binding protein — MKKWQLVGTTVLGASFLLGACGGNNGGSGSGSDLKGSAKGEGSSTVAPIVEKLNEKWAKNHKDAKISSGQAGTGAGFQKFIAGETDFSDASRPIKDEEKKKLEDKGIKYHEFKIAQDAVTIAVNKDNKFVKSLTKSQLKDIYSGKAKTWKDVNSKWPNKKINAVSPNSSHGTYDFFEEEVMNKQDIKAEKNADTNQLVSSVTKNKEGIGYFGYAFYEQNKDKLKEVKIKDDNGKLTEPTKKTIKNGSYALSRPLFIYVKDKSLKDNKVMSEFMKFVLKDEGKSAEAKDEVAAPKKTYKSQLKELNKFLDKHQKSDKKSDKKSDDKK, encoded by the coding sequence ATGAAAAAGTGGCAATTAGTCGGTACTACTGTATTAGGTGCTTCATTCTTACTTGGCGCTTGCGGCGGTAATAATGGAGGTTCTGGTAGCGGAAGTGATCTTAAAGGTTCTGCAAAAGGTGAAGGTTCATCTACTGTAGCTCCTATCGTCGAAAAATTAAATGAAAAATGGGCGAAAAATCACAAAGACGCTAAAATTTCTTCTGGACAAGCTGGTACAGGTGCTGGATTCCAAAAATTCATTGCTGGCGAAACTGATTTCTCAGACGCTTCAAGACCTATTAAAGACGAAGAAAAGAAAAAATTAGAAGATAAGGGTATTAAATACCACGAATTTAAAATTGCACAAGATGCTGTTACTATCGCAGTAAATAAAGATAATAAATTCGTAAAATCATTAACTAAATCTCAATTAAAAGATATTTATTCTGGAAAAGCTAAAACTTGGAAAGATGTAAATTCTAAATGGCCAAACAAAAAAATCAATGCTGTATCACCTAACTCAAGTCATGGTACATACGACTTCTTCGAAGAGGAAGTAATGAACAAACAAGATATCAAGGCTGAGAAAAATGCTGATACTAACCAATTAGTTAGCTCTGTAACTAAAAACAAAGAAGGTATTGGTTACTTCGGTTATGCGTTCTACGAACAAAATAAAGACAAATTAAAAGAAGTTAAGATCAAAGATGATAACGGCAAATTAACTGAACCAACTAAGAAAACAATCAAAAATGGTTCATATGCTTTAAGTAGACCATTATTCATCTACGTTAAAGATAAATCATTAAAAGATAACAAAGTAATGTCTGAATTCATGAAATTCGTTCTTAAAGATGAAGGTAAATCTGCTGAAGCTAAAGATGAAGTAGCTGCTCCTAAGAAAACTTATAAATCTCAATTAAAAGAGTTAAATAAGTTTTTAGATAAACATCAAAAATCTGATAAAAAATCAGATAAAAAATCAGACGACAAAAAATAA
- a CDS encoding membrane protein, which produces MTIFDMPNYLWITILAMILLTVFCTLVLHKWFSAAIITFVVLALLAFFIPNFHDISYQPLLGYAAFLAIMSLIISFLLWFFTRKWRRERKKNKLEKEIRKYEDDDDFKKSRHRFRK; this is translated from the coding sequence ATGACAATTTTTGATATGCCTAATTATTTATGGATTACTATCTTAGCAATGATTTTGTTAACAGTATTCTGTACTCTTGTTTTACATAAATGGTTTTCGGCCGCAATCATCACATTTGTAGTTTTAGCATTATTAGCATTCTTTATTCCAAATTTCCATGATATTTCTTATCAACCTTTGTTAGGTTATGCTGCCTTTTTAGCTATAATGAGTTTAATCATAAGTTTCTTATTGTGGTTCTTTACTCGTAAATGGCGACGTGAGCGTAAGAAAAATAAACTTGAGAAAGAAATTCGTAAATATGAAGATGATGACGATTTTAAAAAGTCGAGACATCGTTTTCGTAAATAA
- the pstB gene encoding phosphate ABC transporter ATP-binding protein PstB, with translation MANSQVAEKNKLNEQTEKNNGSVSTIITTENDKKDKTPDSQKNIVYSTQNLDLWYGENHALQNINLDILENNVTAIIGPSGCGKSTYIKTLNRMVELVPSVKTAGKILYRDQNIFDAKYSKEKLRTNVGMVFQQPNPFPKSIYDNITYGPKTHGIKNKKVLDEIVEKSLRGAAIWDELKDRLHTNAYGLSGGQQQRVCIARCLAIEPDVILMDEPTSALDPISTLRVEELVQDLKQNYSIIMVTHNMQQAARVSDKTAFFLNGYVNEYDDTDKIFSNPSDKQTEDYISGRFG, from the coding sequence ATGGCTAATTCACAAGTCGCAGAAAAAAATAAATTAAATGAGCAAACAGAGAAAAATAATGGCTCTGTGTCTACGATTATTACTACTGAAAATGATAAAAAAGACAAGACACCTGATAGTCAAAAAAACATCGTATATTCTACTCAAAATTTAGATTTGTGGTACGGTGAAAATCATGCGTTACAAAACATTAACTTAGATATTTTAGAAAATAATGTAACAGCAATTATCGGACCATCAGGTTGTGGTAAATCAACTTACATCAAAACTTTAAATCGTATGGTTGAGCTTGTACCTTCTGTTAAAACAGCTGGTAAAATCTTATATCGCGATCAAAACATCTTCGATGCTAAATATTCTAAAGAGAAACTAAGAACTAATGTAGGAATGGTCTTTCAACAACCGAACCCATTCCCTAAATCAATTTACGATAATATTACTTACGGTCCTAAAACACATGGTATTAAAAATAAAAAAGTTTTAGACGAAATTGTAGAGAAATCATTACGTGGCGCTGCAATATGGGATGAATTGAAAGATAGATTACACACTAATGCTTATGGCTTATCAGGGGGGCAACAACAACGTGTTTGTATCGCTAGATGCCTAGCAATTGAACCGGATGTTATTTTAATGGATGAGCCAACATCAGCATTAGACCCAATTTCAACTTTAAGAGTTGAAGAATTAGTACAAGACTTAAAACAGAATTATTCAATTATTATGGTTACACATAACATGCAACAAGCTGCACGTGTATCTGATAAAACAGCATTCTTCCTTAATGGTTATGTAAACGAATACGACGACACTGATAAAATCTTCTCTAATCCTTCTGATAAACAAACAGAAGATTATATTTCAGGACGTTTCGGATAA